The following proteins come from a genomic window of Tenebrio molitor chromosome 9, icTenMoli1.1, whole genome shotgun sequence:
- the CSN4 gene encoding COP9 signalosome complex subunit 4 encodes MSDKISAIRFQLSNIIASGGSHKDQAEKYRTILENILTGSGSELKEGLQIFIEAIVNENVSLVISRQILTEISSHLMKLPDDVSKAVSHNMLEKVQPRVISFEEQVASIRQHLADIYERNQMWREAAAVLVGIPLETGQKQYTVDYKLETYLKIARLYLEDDDPVQAEAFINRASLLQAESRNEQLQIYYKVCYARVLDYRRKFIEAAQRYNELSYRAIVHEDERMTALRNALVCTVLASAGQQRSRMLATLFKDERCQQLPAVAILEKMYLERIIRRSELRDFEALLQPHQKASTIDGSTILDRAVIEHNLLSASKLYNNISFEELGALLEIHPSKAEKIASQMITEGRMNGYIDQIDSIVHFETRETLPQWDKQIQSLCYQVNSIIESISKNEPEWISKVMEEQMVS; translated from the exons ATGTCTGATAAAATCAGCGCTATTCGTTTCCAACTGTCCAACATAATCGCGTCTGGAGGCTCACATAAAGATCAGGccgaaaa GTACCGCACAATATTAGAAAACATTCTCACCGGCTCCGGTTCTGAACTGAAAGAAGGTTTGCAAATCTTCATTGAAGCAA TTGTCAATGAAAACGTCAGCCTTGTCATCTCCAGACAGATCCTGACCGAAATCAGCAGCCACCTAATGAAACTCCCTGATGACGTCTCGAAAGCGGTCTCTCACAACATGCTAGAAAAAGTCCAGCCTCGAGTGATCTCATTCGAAGAACAAGTCGCGAGCATACGCCAACACCTGGCTGACATCTACGAGCGCAACCAGATGTGGCGCGAAGCCGCTGCCGTCCTTGTGGGAATCCCGCTCGAAACCGGACAAAAACAGTACACCGTAGACTACAAACTGGAAACTTATTTGAAAATCGCGCGGCTCTACCTGGAGGACGACGATCCCGTCCAGGCAGAAGCGTTCATCAATCGAGCGTCGCTTTTGCAAGCCGAGTCGCGCAACGAACAACTCCAGATTTATTACAAAGTGTGTTATGCAAGAGTTCTCGATTACAGAAGGAAGTTTATTGAAGCGGCGCAAAGATATAACGAGCTGTCGTACAGAGCGATCGTGCACGAGGATGAGAGGATGACGGCGTTGCGGAATGCGTTGGTTTGTACGGTATTAGCGTCCGCCGGCCAGCAGAGGTCGCGCATGTTGGCTACTCTGTTCAAGGACGAACGGTGCCAACAACTGCCGGCGGTGGCCATTTTGGAGAAGATGTACCTCGAGAGGATCATCAGGAGGTCAGAACTGAGGGACTTTGAGGCTTTGCTACAG CCCCACCAGAAAGCCAGCACCATCGACGGCTCTACCATCCTGGACCGCGCCGTCATCGAACATAACCTCCTGTCGGCGAGCAAACTCTACAACAACATAAGTTTCGAAGAGTTGGGAGCCCTGCTCGAGATCCATCCCTCCAAAGCCGAAAAGATCGCCAGTCAGATGATAACCGAGGGACGCATGAACGGCTACATCGACCAGATCGACTCCATCGTCCACTTCGAGA CCCGCGAAACTTTGCCCCAATGGGACAAGCAGATCCAGTCGCTGTGCTACCAAGTCAACTCTATCATAGAGTCCATCTCGAAGAACGAACCCGAGTGGATCAGCAAGGTAATGGAGGAGCAGATGGTATCATAA